Proteins from a single region of Bdellovibrio bacteriovorus HD100:
- a CDS encoding phage tail protein produces MKKKLVLAALVLFIGIIAGVAYLAGIPGLSKVDETTLGKPLAVIREIRTQVRHKYPGDFFWRTASDGQKLFNGSEVFVGEKSAAVLHFSGNRRARLSENTLLRISEDSGGRNNLILALNDGSFNLRSFPNDNTGIILRVDQAGLRIGPGSKYDLYVKKKEHALGLAMAAGQIAIEGVEDKKILTQGESVVVRSRGSGNAPPVSGNQGETSKVELYIDQTIDPSIKLLQPVEKQVVYKNETNQFFVWESDPAEHQTLEYSTHPDFYQIDGELTVTGTKTIPVPVAKLSGDVFWRVVSYKEGVPHFSSASYFKVANLQKTSLTEPRLTFIERGKWQLDVSINNPAANARYEFQVSRTERYQDLYDAFVGPAPFRSLIDQSGDFYLRVRRLYGNDLVSDWSDPLKLHVRSPLTAPILKVSSHGEKVGGVVAATLSWTGEEAAEYFLLRTSFNADMRDSKITRLPKSKTEFEINEYLTRPYYISLQTEAKEGEVSAASNIVTLQPSPTAMKNLAASAAAARAAELQAKKSEAAATADRQNALSITAPEDNLVAYVGKPIRFEWSGSAPALEFSTVASFTQDLEKLNTSGRTSTEVTRKKAGFFYWRLIAANGKTTPPRKITVVPPSDINLEKAELRLIERGRWEITAKVRDAKNNERFELQLSRTADFQTVTASRTGPLSGGVEVTDPGTYYLRAQKIYTDKPSSGWSNVISTEVRPPLSAPELLKEKEDLLSPVTVRVTMKWKPVPHAAGYIIEMADTPKFGNVTLSVNLNSPEYAIDHATKEPSYVRVLARSKEGEISPASAVFKIKGVLPGPSVERYEITFANIDEKQAQDQLHVLWNHRKNAKKYLIEVGRNESLKDAQRFETRNIEFFMPVQEEGWYYFRLIPKSESPDFFDTPSQVYGVEYRKQADLLAAALEAPAKGNKFKAGDAIRFAWGQILGAAWYELELAKNTDFSGSVVYKVEARDYYLNRGLSKGRWYFRMRGRSSSQTSPWSDASFIEVQ; encoded by the coding sequence ATGAAAAAGAAACTCGTATTAGCAGCACTTGTTTTGTTCATCGGAATCATAGCGGGCGTGGCCTATCTTGCGGGAATCCCAGGCCTGAGCAAAGTGGATGAAACCACGCTGGGAAAACCGCTTGCTGTCATTCGCGAGATCCGGACACAAGTCAGACATAAATATCCGGGAGATTTTTTCTGGCGCACGGCCAGTGATGGACAAAAACTTTTCAACGGCTCTGAAGTTTTCGTTGGCGAAAAGTCAGCAGCCGTTCTTCACTTCTCCGGCAACCGCCGCGCACGCCTCAGCGAAAACACCCTGCTGCGCATTTCCGAAGACTCTGGCGGTAGAAACAACCTGATCCTGGCCCTCAACGACGGTTCTTTCAATCTGCGCAGTTTTCCCAATGACAACACAGGCATCATCCTGCGTGTGGATCAGGCGGGTTTAAGAATCGGCCCGGGCTCGAAGTATGATCTGTATGTTAAAAAGAAAGAGCATGCGTTGGGCCTGGCCATGGCCGCAGGGCAGATTGCCATTGAGGGAGTTGAAGACAAAAAGATACTGACCCAGGGAGAAAGCGTTGTCGTGCGCAGTCGCGGGTCCGGCAACGCCCCCCCAGTGAGTGGCAACCAGGGTGAGACCAGCAAGGTGGAACTCTATATCGATCAGACCATTGATCCATCCATCAAGCTGCTGCAGCCAGTGGAAAAGCAAGTCGTCTATAAAAACGAAACCAACCAGTTCTTCGTTTGGGAAAGTGACCCGGCTGAACATCAGACGCTGGAGTATTCAACCCATCCCGATTTCTATCAGATAGACGGCGAGCTGACTGTGACGGGCACCAAGACAATCCCGGTGCCCGTCGCAAAACTGAGCGGAGATGTTTTCTGGCGCGTTGTCTCGTACAAAGAGGGTGTCCCCCACTTCTCCAGCGCCTCTTACTTCAAAGTCGCCAACCTGCAAAAGACCTCGCTGACCGAACCGCGCCTGACTTTCATTGAACGCGGAAAGTGGCAGCTGGATGTCTCGATCAACAACCCTGCTGCCAATGCTCGATACGAGTTTCAGGTCAGCCGCACGGAAAGATACCAGGATCTGTATGATGCCTTTGTCGGCCCAGCGCCGTTCCGGTCTCTGATTGACCAATCCGGTGACTTTTATTTGCGCGTGCGCCGCCTCTATGGCAACGATTTGGTTTCTGACTGGTCCGACCCCCTTAAACTCCATGTTCGCAGCCCTCTGACCGCGCCGATCCTTAAAGTCAGTTCGCACGGCGAAAAAGTGGGCGGGGTTGTTGCCGCCACCCTGTCCTGGACGGGTGAAGAGGCGGCTGAATACTTCCTGCTGCGCACTTCATTCAATGCTGACATGCGGGACTCCAAAATTACACGCCTGCCGAAATCAAAAACAGAATTTGAAATCAACGAATACCTGACACGTCCCTACTACATCAGCCTGCAAACAGAAGCCAAAGAAGGCGAAGTCTCTGCCGCATCAAATATCGTGACACTGCAGCCTTCGCCAACGGCCATGAAAAATCTGGCCGCCTCTGCGGCAGCCGCAAGAGCGGCGGAACTTCAGGCAAAGAAAAGTGAAGCCGCCGCCACAGCAGACCGCCAGAACGCGCTGAGCATCACGGCCCCGGAAGACAATCTGGTGGCCTATGTCGGAAAGCCCATCCGCTTTGAATGGAGCGGCTCCGCCCCGGCCCTTGAGTTTTCCACCGTGGCGAGTTTCACCCAGGACCTGGAAAAATTAAACACCTCTGGCCGGACGTCGACTGAAGTGACCCGGAAAAAAGCCGGATTCTTTTATTGGCGACTTATTGCCGCCAACGGAAAAACCACGCCTCCGCGCAAGATCACCGTGGTGCCGCCTTCTGATATCAATCTGGAAAAAGCCGAACTGCGCCTGATCGAACGCGGCCGCTGGGAAATCACGGCTAAAGTTCGCGATGCAAAAAACAATGAGCGCTTCGAGTTGCAGTTAAGCCGCACCGCTGATTTCCAAACCGTCACCGCTTCACGCACCGGCCCCCTGTCTGGGGGTGTTGAAGTCACCGATCCGGGCACCTACTATCTGCGCGCCCAGAAAATCTACACCGACAAACCTTCCTCCGGTTGGTCGAATGTGATCAGCACCGAGGTGCGCCCTCCTTTATCCGCACCCGAGCTGCTGAAAGAAAAAGAGGACCTGCTAAGTCCCGTCACGGTGCGTGTCACGATGAAGTGGAAGCCGGTGCCTCACGCTGCGGGATACATCATCGAAATGGCGGACACGCCCAAGTTTGGCAATGTGACGTTGAGTGTGAATCTGAATTCTCCGGAGTACGCCATTGATCACGCGACCAAAGAACCGAGCTATGTGCGGGTTCTGGCCCGCTCCAAAGAAGGGGAAATCTCCCCTGCCTCTGCGGTATTTAAGATCAAAGGCGTTCTGCCAGGCCCGTCAGTCGAACGCTACGAAATCACTTTTGCCAATATTGACGAAAAGCAGGCTCAGGACCAGCTGCACGTTCTTTGGAACCATCGCAAGAACGCAAAGAAGTACTTGATCGAGGTGGGCCGGAACGAAAGCCTGAAAGACGCCCAACGTTTTGAGACCCGCAATATCGAGTTCTTTATGCCCGTGCAAGAAGAGGGCTGGTACTATTTCCGCCTGATTCCCAAGTCAGAAAGTCCGGACTTCTTCGACACTCCATCTCAGGTTTACGGCGTGGAATATCGCAAACAGGCTGATCTTCTGGCGGCGGCTTTGGAAGCCCCGGCAAAGGGCAACAAGTTCAAAGCAGGCGATGCCATTCGCTTCGCCTGGGGGCAGATTCTGGGGGCCGCTTGGTACGAACTGGAACTTGCCAAAAACACGGATTTCAGCGGCAGTGTGGTTTATAAAGTGGAAGCCCGCGATTACTATCTGAACCGGGGCCTGAGCAAAGGACGCTGGTACTTCCGAATGCGTGGCCGCAGCTCCAGTCAGACTTCACCGTGGTCGGACGCCAGCTTCATCGAAGTTCAATAA
- a CDS encoding FG-GAP repeat protein, translated as MKCLLSLLLYVACGVLISCAKAGLQSTNLPSKFNGLESAVAISPTSVRLSWPLQARFKEYRVYQKGFNTPKKTETFATTTLNSLTPDSYYEFSTSGVDATTDEEFGFDSYMTVKTLANFSGIPSSGLQSQSNGSVEVSWVKNGDGVTYKIFAKRESESWDLTNAVTTVVNKSTSLVNSLPSGAKYCFWVMAFYDDGTFEPSNMSETYLNSKAPCVLVQSQLSNLPAVRMNSAFVGNFPWFWTEGGDSTYKTEIFERFTDIRLATVSGNDYFRSIIPIDPGVKNIYAKVTATDGKVTIVDVQPDGLPGLSKPLVRSLEGAGAKAPLLPRLIGGGLGMQELGNGIQVGDFNCDGYKDVAVSAPRATPYISERHYDATGAVSVFYGYQPPDEIDADGNIVRPKPRLKTDVVPTADASFPDPQLIYYTDLTSDARLGIRIAVGNVNGDCFSRYKPPEGVTDNDPKINRVGLCDDLYTPAVPPADLNKLKEIHTCDDLAMQTNDGAVFVVFGDPVRGLVTGAGGSAYGLNEATCDPTSFKCRPAKYRDSTTAYVHSITFGDYNNDGYDDLAMGVTTNASKRQIHVLRGDRFGLYPASAVKSHAKIDAETIGAGDLTDGSFAGTSVAEDFGGAVASAYNSRTCENGGGYVFRTSPAPKNKGFEFNKCDDLVIGVPARAAGRGSILACKGVQPTSGSDLQQITSWMCKESYPDTTQGISASHITVKGYGYSLLGVPNQNGYPLTKVIGTTNSTPNVSGAVFVGAPTSTVSGRTNAGVVFGYYMTPRSADFTTGGLQGILEPMQTVNAVNSLACDAKNRNVVTGSLEHCENQALHTSPSEAGVQYGRSLGTVADIEDVTRGLPSLAVGVPYRTVTSSDGKKSIVNHGVVYLYKPDVSTLGTEAGVRIDAPQLSDDDSYGCATNCTWYSGGVNPFGASIIYAKDMTAGAQIGGGGMAGADFNGDKTGDLIIGAPYLSNPSYYNGAAFVFNSNGSFAASVTNPDQTVNVNFSKELNYHYERAKIVGDLNGDGYADVVTHISVASTVELVIFYGSAGGLVTTPEPSRNPATPLAPLKLAVDSDSGFGREFHRIGSVNGDAYDDLLILGTYGSYIYYGSSSGVVYANAPSLAPVGQNPLRFGIGGVNTISFHTDGNMHGSFPVSGLSVGTFASINRAVAFGDFNADGYGDFALGTATNLTPSLDVIPGGVNMSAANKGRVFVIYGSATGPQTNRATGTIRLQDDLGAAADVLVENPCSETLPKVCKVQMLASSDTGVTFGWSIVGTDSLDVLAGEESDELVVSDPSLTSFKGRIYLFKGGARGLGYTPIQKLDPAAAAERFGFEVASAGDINGDGVVDIVVSAPVAGKVYSFYGGQVGSAYAFYGSTSLATTDLFLAGSSPIAKNTLHTSQSQPKPQRLEVLGTDAIFDSGDGFGYGLAGVGDVNNDGYADIIVNMPGKDYDLEEVQADSGAFVVYYGSLLGLKINSTPTTTPRCYGGSAPLCEPMLLYLPERKAYEYSYISNSVNGDINGDGVSDVVLAAPGRNHPSGKAFSTGVVYVLY; from the coding sequence ATGAAATGTCTTCTATCACTACTTTTGTACGTTGCATGTGGTGTCCTGATTTCCTGTGCGAAAGCAGGTCTTCAAAGCACCAACTTGCCATCTAAATTCAACGGTTTGGAAAGCGCCGTGGCTATTTCGCCAACGAGTGTAAGACTATCATGGCCTCTGCAGGCGCGATTCAAAGAATATCGAGTCTATCAAAAAGGTTTTAATACCCCGAAGAAAACTGAAACGTTCGCGACCACGACACTGAACAGTCTGACTCCGGACAGCTACTATGAATTTTCTACGTCCGGCGTGGACGCAACGACAGATGAAGAGTTTGGTTTCGACAGCTACATGACCGTCAAGACGCTCGCGAATTTCTCGGGCATTCCTTCCTCGGGCCTGCAGTCCCAGTCCAATGGTTCTGTGGAAGTCAGCTGGGTGAAAAACGGAGACGGTGTCACTTACAAGATCTTCGCAAAGCGTGAAAGCGAATCCTGGGATCTAACAAATGCGGTCACCACGGTGGTCAATAAGAGCACCTCTCTTGTGAATTCCCTGCCCAGCGGTGCGAAGTACTGCTTCTGGGTGATGGCGTTCTATGATGACGGCACTTTTGAACCGTCGAACATGAGTGAAACGTATCTGAATTCCAAAGCACCGTGTGTGCTGGTTCAGTCCCAGCTGTCGAATCTGCCAGCGGTTCGGATGAACTCAGCGTTCGTGGGCAACTTCCCGTGGTTCTGGACTGAGGGCGGGGATTCTACTTACAAGACCGAGATTTTCGAACGCTTTACAGACATTCGTCTGGCGACAGTGAGCGGCAATGACTATTTCCGTTCCATCATTCCAATTGATCCGGGTGTGAAGAACATCTACGCCAAGGTTACGGCAACGGATGGCAAGGTGACCATTGTGGATGTTCAGCCGGATGGGCTGCCGGGCTTGAGCAAACCTCTGGTGCGAAGCCTGGAAGGGGCGGGTGCCAAGGCTCCCTTGTTGCCGCGTCTTATCGGTGGCGGGCTTGGCATGCAGGAGTTGGGTAACGGTATCCAGGTTGGTGACTTTAACTGTGACGGTTACAAAGATGTGGCCGTATCGGCTCCGCGTGCGACACCTTATATCAGCGAACGGCACTATGATGCGACGGGTGCGGTCTCTGTGTTTTACGGGTATCAGCCACCGGACGAGATCGACGCTGACGGAAATATCGTTCGCCCCAAACCGCGTTTGAAAACGGATGTGGTGCCGACAGCGGATGCTTCTTTCCCGGATCCACAGCTGATTTATTACACCGATCTGACCTCAGATGCACGTCTGGGAATTCGCATCGCTGTCGGGAATGTGAATGGCGATTGTTTCAGCCGCTATAAACCGCCTGAAGGTGTCACCGATAACGATCCGAAGATCAATCGTGTGGGTCTTTGTGACGACCTTTACACTCCGGCGGTGCCGCCGGCTGATTTGAACAAGCTTAAAGAGATTCATACCTGTGATGACCTTGCCATGCAGACCAACGATGGCGCGGTCTTTGTTGTTTTCGGTGATCCGGTCCGAGGCCTGGTGACGGGCGCTGGCGGAAGTGCTTATGGTCTGAATGAGGCCACTTGTGACCCGACGTCTTTCAAATGTCGTCCGGCGAAGTATCGCGATTCCACGACAGCGTATGTGCATTCCATCACCTTTGGTGATTATAACAATGATGGTTATGACGATCTGGCCATGGGTGTGACGACGAATGCCAGCAAACGTCAGATTCACGTTCTGCGTGGAGACCGCTTCGGGCTTTATCCTGCAAGTGCGGTGAAAAGCCACGCCAAAATTGATGCTGAGACCATCGGTGCGGGTGATCTGACGGATGGATCTTTTGCCGGCACAAGCGTTGCCGAGGACTTTGGCGGAGCAGTGGCTTCGGCATACAACTCGCGCACCTGCGAAAATGGCGGGGGCTATGTCTTTAGAACCTCACCTGCACCAAAGAACAAAGGCTTTGAATTCAACAAGTGTGATGATCTTGTGATCGGGGTGCCGGCCCGTGCTGCGGGACGCGGCTCAATCCTGGCATGTAAAGGTGTGCAGCCGACTTCCGGGTCGGACTTGCAGCAAATAACCAGCTGGATGTGTAAAGAGTCCTACCCTGACACGACCCAGGGAATCAGTGCCTCTCACATCACGGTGAAAGGGTACGGATATTCTCTGCTGGGGGTGCCGAATCAGAATGGTTATCCTTTGACCAAGGTGATCGGCACAACCAACTCGACTCCAAATGTTTCCGGTGCCGTGTTTGTCGGTGCACCAACATCAACGGTCTCTGGCCGCACCAACGCCGGTGTGGTGTTCGGTTACTACATGACTCCACGGTCGGCGGACTTTACGACCGGGGGATTGCAGGGAATTTTGGAGCCGATGCAAACGGTGAATGCCGTGAACTCTTTGGCGTGTGACGCGAAAAATCGCAATGTCGTGACCGGCAGTCTTGAGCATTGTGAAAATCAGGCGCTGCACACCAGTCCCTCTGAGGCGGGCGTTCAGTACGGGCGTTCCCTGGGAACAGTGGCGGACATCGAGGATGTCACGCGAGGACTTCCATCATTGGCGGTGGGTGTGCCTTACCGCACGGTCACAAGCAGTGATGGTAAAAAGAGCATTGTGAATCACGGTGTGGTCTATTTGTACAAACCTGACGTTTCCACCTTGGGAACCGAAGCGGGTGTGCGTATCGATGCTCCCCAGTTGTCCGATGATGATTCTTATGGTTGCGCAACCAACTGTACCTGGTACAGCGGTGGCGTAAATCCATTCGGTGCCTCTATTATTTATGCCAAAGACATGACCGCCGGTGCGCAGATCGGTGGTGGTGGTATGGCTGGCGCGGATTTCAACGGTGATAAAACCGGGGATCTGATTATTGGCGCCCCTTATCTTTCCAATCCGTCTTATTACAACGGAGCGGCCTTTGTCTTTAATTCCAACGGTTCCTTCGCCGCGTCGGTGACGAACCCGGATCAGACAGTGAATGTGAATTTCAGTAAAGAGCTGAACTATCACTATGAGCGTGCCAAGATCGTCGGTGATTTGAACGGGGATGGATACGCTGATGTGGTTACCCATATTTCCGTGGCCAGCACTGTTGAACTAGTGATTTTTTATGGCAGTGCCGGTGGTCTGGTGACAACACCGGAGCCATCAAGAAATCCGGCGACGCCTCTTGCGCCACTGAAGCTGGCTGTGGACAGCGACTCAGGGTTTGGCCGGGAATTCCACCGCATTGGCAGTGTGAATGGTGATGCTTACGACGATCTGCTGATTCTGGGCACCTATGGCAGTTACATTTATTATGGCTCTTCCAGCGGTGTGGTTTATGCCAATGCGCCTTCGTTGGCACCGGTGGGGCAAAATCCCCTTCGATTCGGTATCGGCGGCGTGAACACGATTTCCTTCCATACGGATGGAAATATGCACGGGTCCTTCCCGGTTTCCGGATTGTCTGTTGGTACATTTGCCTCCATCAACCGTGCGGTCGCCTTTGGTGACTTCAACGCCGATGGGTACGGGGATTTTGCCCTGGGCACAGCGACCAACCTGACGCCAAGTTTGGACGTGATCCCGGGTGGTGTGAACATGTCGGCAGCCAACAAAGGCCGTGTGTTCGTGATTTACGGCTCTGCCACGGGTCCACAGACCAATCGTGCGACCGGAACCATTCGTCTGCAGGACGATTTGGGAGCGGCGGCCGATGTTCTGGTGGAAAATCCATGCAGTGAGACGCTGCCCAAAGTTTGTAAAGTGCAGATGCTGGCTTCCTCCGACACAGGTGTGACCTTCGGGTGGAGCATCGTCGGGACTGATTCTCTGGATGTTCTGGCCGGCGAGGAAAGCGACGAGCTGGTTGTCAGTGATCCGTCTTTGACGTCGTTCAAGGGGCGCATCTATCTGTTCAAGGGTGGCGCGCGAGGTCTGGGCTATACGCCGATTCAAAAACTGGATCCGGCCGCGGCGGCGGAGCGCTTTGGCTTTGAAGTCGCCTCAGCAGGTGACATTAACGGAGACGGAGTGGTCGACATCGTGGTGTCGGCTCCGGTGGCTGGAAAAGTCTATTCCTTCTATGGCGGCCAGGTGGGCAGTGCTTACGCTTTCTATGGCTCCACGTCCTTGGCCACCACGGATCTGTTCCTGGCCGGCTCCAGCCCTATTGCCAAGAACACTCTGCACACCAGCCAGTCCCAGCCAAAGCCTCAGCGACTTGAGGTCCTGGGAACTGATGCCATCTTCGATTCCGGAGACGGATTTGGATATGGCCTTGCCGGAGTGGGTGATGTGAATAACGACGGCTACGCCGACATTATTGTGAACATGCCGGGCAAAGACTATGACCTGGAAGAGGTGCAGGCTGATTCCGGGGCCTTCGTGGTTTACTATGGCAGTTTGCTGGGATTGAAGATCAATTCCACGCCGACAACAACCCCGCGCTGTTACGGTGGTTCAGCACCTCTTTGTGAGCCAATGCTGCTGTATCTGCCCGAACGCAAAGCTTATGAATACAGTTACATATCCAACAGTGTGAACGGTGACATCAACGGAGACGGAGTTTCCGATGTTGTACTGGCTGCACCAGGCCGTAATCATCCATCCGGCAAGGCATTCTCGACAGGAGTCGTCTATGTTCTCTATTAA
- the proS gene encoding proline--tRNA ligase has translation MADTAITPTRSQNYPEWYQQVIVAADMAENSPVRGCMVIKPWGYAVWENMQGVLDRMFKDTGHVNAYFPLLIPLSFLEKEAAHVEGFAKECAVVTHHRLKGDGNGKLIPDGELEEPLIIRPTSETIIGHQFAKWVKSYRDLPILVNQWCNVMRWEMRTRMFLRTAEFLWQEGHTVHATAKEAQEETLQMLNVYSEFAEQYMAMPVIKGMKTPDERFPGAVDTYTIEALMQDKKALQAGTSHFLGQNFAKASEIKYLSAEGKEEFAWTTSWGVSTRLIGGLIMTHSDDNGFVVPPRLAPLHVVIIPIYRNDEERAQVLDYVKALEKDLKAQNYVGSSVRVKIDDRDMRGGEKAWQYIKQGVPVRVEVGPRDMAKGEVFVGRRDRGPKEKASMERNAFVANITNLLQEMQDGLFERAKQMRDESIKTITNLQDFEKYFSGGENTAPGFAKVPWCEAGMGHELLAQLKVTPRCMPLDQEPVQGNCIFSGKPATKWVLFAKSY, from the coding sequence ATGGCAGATACAGCAATTACCCCGACACGTTCTCAAAACTATCCAGAGTGGTACCAGCAGGTGATCGTTGCCGCTGATATGGCGGAAAACTCTCCGGTGCGCGGTTGCATGGTGATCAAACCCTGGGGCTATGCCGTTTGGGAAAACATGCAGGGCGTTTTGGACCGCATGTTCAAAGACACCGGCCACGTGAATGCCTATTTCCCTCTTTTGATCCCGTTGAGCTTCCTTGAAAAAGAAGCGGCTCATGTGGAAGGCTTTGCGAAAGAATGCGCGGTTGTGACTCATCACCGTTTGAAAGGTGATGGCAACGGCAAGCTGATCCCGGATGGCGAACTGGAAGAACCACTGATCATCCGCCCAACCAGCGAAACGATCATCGGTCACCAGTTTGCAAAATGGGTGAAATCTTATCGTGATCTGCCGATTCTGGTGAATCAGTGGTGTAACGTGATGAGATGGGAAATGCGCACGCGCATGTTCCTGAGAACTGCCGAATTCCTGTGGCAGGAAGGCCATACCGTTCACGCCACGGCCAAGGAAGCTCAGGAAGAGACTTTGCAGATGCTGAATGTTTATTCTGAATTTGCAGAACAATACATGGCAATGCCGGTGATCAAGGGCATGAAAACTCCGGATGAAAGATTCCCGGGCGCGGTGGACACTTACACGATCGAAGCACTGATGCAGGATAAAAAAGCCCTGCAGGCGGGAACTTCTCACTTCCTGGGTCAGAACTTTGCCAAGGCCTCTGAGATCAAGTACCTGAGTGCGGAAGGCAAGGAAGAGTTCGCTTGGACCACGTCCTGGGGTGTTTCGACCCGTTTGATCGGTGGTCTGATCATGACCCACAGTGATGACAATGGATTTGTGGTTCCTCCAAGACTGGCTCCGTTGCACGTGGTGATCATTCCGATCTATCGCAACGACGAAGAGCGTGCTCAGGTGCTGGACTATGTAAAAGCTTTGGAAAAAGACCTTAAAGCCCAGAACTATGTGGGTTCTTCCGTGCGTGTGAAGATCGATGATCGTGACATGCGTGGTGGTGAAAAAGCATGGCAGTACATTAAGCAGGGTGTTCCTGTGCGTGTTGAAGTGGGTCCTCGTGACATGGCAAAAGGCGAAGTCTTTGTCGGTCGCCGTGACCGTGGTCCGAAAGAAAAAGCTTCCATGGAAAGAAACGCATTCGTGGCAAACATCACGAATCTTCTTCAGGAAATGCAAGATGGTCTATTTGAGCGTGCGAAACAGATGCGCGATGAAAGCATCAAGACCATCACGAACCTGCAGGACTTTGAAAAGTACTTCTCTGGTGGTGAAAACACCGCTCCGGGCTTTGCCAAGGTCCCTTGGTGTGAAGCCGGGATGGGGCATGAGCTGCTGGCGCAGTTGAAAGTGACTCCGCGCTGTATGCCGCTGGATCAGGAGCCGGTACAGGGCAACTGTATTTTCTCCGGCAAACCCGCGACAAAGTGGGTCTTGTTCGCAAAATCCTATTAA
- a CDS encoding KH domain-containing protein, with amino-acid sequence MLALAEAQTDQVRERIAGLLQDVVREMAGGADGIDVRFTTGDRTTVYCINIPQEHRGKLIGAQGKNITSLRNILAAMAGSNGFRAIIELVV; translated from the coding sequence GTGTTGGCGCTGGCGGAAGCACAAACGGATCAGGTTAGAGAGCGTATCGCAGGTTTGTTACAGGATGTGGTAAGGGAAATGGCTGGTGGCGCTGACGGTATCGACGTCAGGTTCACAACTGGGGACCGCACAACCGTATATTGCATCAATATCCCTCAGGAGCATCGTGGAAAACTGATCGGAGCCCAGGGAAAGAATATCACTTCATTGCGCAATATCCTGGCGGCCATGGCTGGGAGCAATGGTTTCCGTGCGATCATCGAGCTGGTTGTCTAA
- a CDS encoding sigma-54-dependent transcriptional regulator — protein MTALNTKILIIDDEAPIRDVLSASLRDEGYQVSLAHDGESGIQAIRDVQPDIVFLDIWMPGKYDGIEVLNLARKEFPHVEFVMISGHGTIETAVKATKLGAWDFIEKPLSMDKILIVISNILSYQQQKEEKALLLNKLRKSIALIGEAPSIVATKQIIARVAPTSSWVLIQGEAGTGKELVAQNIHYMSSRASRPFVEINCGGIPEDLQDSEIFGIEKGAMPGVERTKKGKLDLAFGGTLYIAEIGELNQAAQSKLLKYLDNRTYTRVGGTELIENDVRVIAASSKDLEKEVKDGRFREDLYYRLNVIPFRVPALREHPEDIPVLVSYFSDNVSRESGYPKKAFSEKGVEKMLAYQWPGNVRELKNFIERVYILTPGDFVDVHDLRFAGLIDKDDEKAVEMQDLSTFREARAQFEKEYLLRKIGENSGNISRTAEVIGLERSYLHRKIKAYGIDTKE, from the coding sequence ATGACGGCACTGAACACGAAAATTTTGATTATTGACGACGAAGCACCGATTCGTGATGTGCTTTCCGCATCTTTGCGTGATGAAGGCTATCAGGTTTCTTTGGCTCATGATGGTGAATCGGGAATCCAGGCGATTCGTGACGTTCAGCCGGACATCGTGTTTTTGGATATCTGGATGCCGGGCAAGTACGACGGTATCGAAGTTCTGAATCTGGCGCGCAAAGAGTTTCCTCACGTGGAGTTTGTGATGATCTCCGGTCACGGAACCATCGAAACCGCGGTGAAGGCGACCAAACTGGGTGCCTGGGACTTTATTGAAAAGCCTCTTTCCATGGACAAGATCCTGATTGTGATCTCCAACATCCTGAGCTACCAGCAGCAGAAGGAAGAAAAAGCGCTTCTGTTGAACAAGCTTCGTAAATCCATCGCTTTGATCGGCGAGGCCCCAAGCATCGTGGCGACAAAGCAGATCATCGCGCGTGTGGCACCGACCAGTTCCTGGGTTCTGATCCAGGGTGAAGCCGGTACAGGCAAAGAGCTTGTCGCACAGAATATCCATTACATGAGTTCCCGCGCCAGCCGTCCGTTTGTTGAAATCAACTGCGGTGGCATCCCCGAGGACCTTCAGGATTCAGAAATTTTCGGAATCGAAAAAGGCGCCATGCCGGGTGTAGAGCGCACGAAAAAAGGCAAACTGGATCTGGCTTTTGGCGGCACACTTTACATTGCTGAGATCGGCGAGCTGAATCAGGCGGCGCAATCCAAGCTGTTGAAGTATCTCGACAACCGCACCTATACCAGAGTGGGTGGCACGGAATTGATCGAAAATGATGTTCGTGTGATCGCAGCCTCCTCGAAGGATCTTGAAAAAGAAGTGAAGGACGGTCGTTTCCGTGAAGACCTTTACTATCGTCTGAACGTGATTCCTTTCCGCGTGCCTGCGCTGAGAGAGCATCCCGAGGACATCCCGGTGCTTGTTTCCTATTTCTCTGACAACGTTTCCCGCGAAAGCGGTTATCCGAAAAAAGCGTTTTCAGAAAAAGGCGTGGAAAAAATGCTGGCCTATCAGTGGCCGGGCAACGTTCGTGAACTGAAGAATTTTATTGAGCGCGTGTACATTCTGACTCCGGGCGATTTCGTGGACGTTCACGATTTGCGTTTCGCAGGTCTGATCGACAAAGACGACGAAAAAGCGGTGGAGATGCAGGATCTTTCCACCTTCCGTGAGGCACGCGCCCAGTTTGAAAAAGAATATCTGCTGCGCAAGATTGGCGAAAACAGCGGCAATATTTCGCGCACAGCAGAGGTTATTGGTCTGGAAAGAAGTTACCTGCACCGAAAGATCAAAGCCTACGGAATTGATACGAAAGAATAG